One window of Desulfovulcanus ferrireducens genomic DNA carries:
- a CDS encoding C-GCAxxG-C-C family protein, with the protein MDKSTFVKERVHVYYWDYDLNCATTTLKTLSEFFDVELNSQVIDAAIGMHGAGGYQAQCGLVEGALMFVGILGRAKGIPDKEIISFCKKLAGEFEKNFGSLLCKILRPEGFHPDNPPHLCEKLTSKAISKNIDLISSWLKQGESF; encoded by the coding sequence ATGGATAAGTCCACGTTTGTAAAAGAGAGGGTTCATGTTTATTATTGGGATTATGACCTTAATTGTGCCACGACAACACTTAAAACTTTGTCAGAGTTTTTTGATGTAGAACTGAATAGCCAGGTGATAGACGCGGCAATAGGGATGCATGGGGCAGGTGGATATCAGGCACAATGTGGTCTTGTTGAAGGCGCTTTAATGTTTGTTGGCATTCTTGGGAGAGCAAAAGGCATTCCCGACAAAGAGATCATATCTTTTTGTAAAAAATTAGCCGGTGAGTTTGAAAAGAACTTTGGGAGCCTTTTGTGTAAGATTTTACGTCCTGAAGGATTTCACCCCGATAACCCACCACATTTATGCGAGAAACTAACCTCCAAAGCTATATCAAAAAACATTGATCTTATATCTTCTTGGCTCAAACAGGGCGAATCCTTTTGA